The Candidatus Fusobacterium pullicola region AGTATTGGAAGAGTTTTGATTTATAGTAATATCCATTTTATTTGTAGGTAGTTTTATATTATTTTCAGCTAAGTAGTCTTTAAGATTATTCATAACTTCCCAGTAAACTTGCCAATAATTTTCATTTTTAGTCCAACCTTTTAGAGCGATATTGATAAATCCCTCTTCGTAGGACTCCACATGGGAAACTATTGGAGGATCATCAATAACTAAAGGGTTATCTTTTAATAATTTCTCTAAAGATTCTCTAGCTATTTTTAGATTACAATCATAGGATACCCGAATAACAAATTTTAATCTTCTAATAGGTATTTTTGTGTAATTAATAATTTTATTTGATATTATTACTCCATTGGGAACAATTATTAAATCTCCATTATAAGTTCTTATAGAAGTTGAAAAGACATCTATTTCATAAATGAAACCAACTTCCTCATTGATATTAACCTCATCTCCTACTTTATAAGCTTTGAATACAAGAATAATAATTCCAGCAGCAAGGTTGGAAAGATTATCCTTTAAAGCAAGTCCTACTCCTATTCCTAAAGTACCAAAGAAAGCTACTAAACTACTTCCTTTTATACCCAGTATTAAAAGACAGATTGTAATTAAAAAAAGATGAATTCCTATATTTAGGATAGATTTAATAAAACTTTTTAAAGATTGATTTCTAATAATCTCCTCTTTATTTTTAGAAAGTACAGGAGATAATTTTTTTATAATTCTAGTAGCTATATAATAGATTAGGACACAAGCTATTAGTTTCATCATAAAAATAATAAAATCAGCAAAAAAATTCAATAAAACTTGCTTTCCAAAAATTTTTTTAAAAAGCTCATTAATAAATAAGTATGTATGTTCTAACATTAATTCAACTCCTTTTTTTGATAAGAATATTATACTAAAAAAATAAGTTTTATAAAAGAAAATCTTAAAAATTCCAAGTTAGATAGGAGAAAGTGATAATAAAATATAA contains the following coding sequences:
- a CDS encoding mechanosensitive ion channel family protein, whose translation is MLEHTYLFINELFKKIFGKQVLLNFFADFIIFMMKLIACVLIYYIATRIIKKLSPVLSKNKEEIIRNQSLKSFIKSILNIGIHLFLITICLLILGIKGSSLVAFFGTLGIGVGLALKDNLSNLAAGIIILVFKAYKVGDEVNINEEVGFIYEIDVFSTSIRTYNGDLIIVPNGVIISNKIINYTKIPIRRLKFVIRVSYDCNLKIARESLEKLLKDNPLVIDDPPIVSHVESYEEGFINIALKGWTKNENYWQVYWEVMNNLKDYLAENNIKLPTNKMDITINQNSSNTTPQ